One region of Brachybacterium saurashtrense genomic DNA includes:
- a CDS encoding histidine phosphatase family protein: MRGPRTRLVLVRHGQTDYNREGRLQGQVDIPLNEAGLRQAASLAPVVAADPPDVLIASPLLRARETARVISRDTDLEVRTDEAFLERGFGQWEGLRGEEIRRRWPDEHADWRAHRPVLGLGVEDRPEVAARVASACRTLMENHPGGTVMVVAHGAAITLGITALLGLDTHDFRGIAGLENCHRSVLEPLHGEPANGLMRLVSHNLPPDFP; the protein is encoded by the coding sequence GTGAGGGGCCCCCGCACCCGGCTGGTGCTGGTGCGCCACGGGCAGACGGACTACAACCGCGAGGGCCGCCTGCAGGGTCAGGTGGACATCCCCCTCAACGAGGCGGGGCTGCGCCAGGCCGCCTCGCTCGCGCCCGTGGTCGCCGCGGATCCGCCCGACGTGCTGATCGCCTCCCCGCTTCTGCGCGCCCGCGAGACCGCGCGCGTGATCAGCCGGGACACCGATCTCGAGGTGCGCACCGACGAGGCCTTCCTCGAGCGCGGCTTCGGGCAGTGGGAGGGGCTGCGCGGCGAGGAGATCCGCCGGCGCTGGCCGGACGAGCACGCCGACTGGCGCGCCCACCGGCCCGTGCTCGGCCTCGGGGTGGAGGACCGCCCGGAGGTGGCCGCACGGGTCGCCTCCGCCTGCCGCACCCTGATGGAGAACCATCCCGGCGGGACCGTGATGGTGGTGGCGCACGGCGCCGCGATCACGCTGGGCATCACCGCCCTGCTGGGCCTGGACACGCACGACTTCCGGGGCATCGCCGGGCTCGAGAACTGCCACCGCTCCGTGCTCGAGCCGCTGCACGGCGAGCCGGCGAACGGCCTGATGAGGTTGGTGTCACACAACCTCCCTCCCGATTTCCCCTGA
- the rsfS gene encoding ribosome silencing factor, which produces MTAPDESLDLARVAAQAAADKLAEEVIGLDVSELVVITDVFLVCSGESERQVSAIVGGVEEALLTERRRKPLRREGERDARWVLLDYGDIVVHVQHAEDRAFYALERLWRDAPVIDLQIDADRSA; this is translated from the coding sequence GTGACCGCTCCCGACGAATCCCTCGACCTCGCCCGCGTCGCCGCGCAGGCCGCCGCCGACAAGCTCGCCGAGGAGGTGATCGGCCTCGACGTCTCCGAGCTGGTGGTGATCACGGACGTGTTCCTGGTGTGCAGCGGGGAGTCCGAGCGCCAGGTCTCCGCCATCGTGGGCGGCGTCGAGGAGGCGCTGCTCACCGAGCGTCGGCGCAAGCCGCTGCGCCGCGAGGGCGAGCGCGACGCCCGCTGGGTGCTGCTCGACTACGGCGACATCGTGGTGCACGTGCAGCACGCCGAGGACCGCGCCTTCTACGCCCTCGAGCGGCTGTGGCGGGACGCCCCCGTGATCGACCTGCAGATCGACGCGGACCGCTCCGCGTGA
- the nadD gene encoding nicotinate-nucleotide adenylyltransferase — protein MELQRRRIGVMGGTFDPIHHGHLVAASEVQSVFGLDEVVFVPTGRPWQKADSEISDPEHRYLMTVVATAANPVFTVSRVDVDRPGATYTIDTLRDLHHEHPEADLFFITGADALQNILTWKDTEEIFELAHFVGVTRPGHELDTSGLPEDGVTLIEVPAMAISSTDCRIRVAAGEPVWYLVPDGVVQYINKYALYTGGDGR, from the coding sequence GTGGAGCTGCAGCGACGGCGGATCGGCGTGATGGGCGGGACGTTCGATCCCATCCATCACGGCCACCTCGTCGCCGCCAGCGAGGTGCAGAGCGTCTTCGGCCTCGACGAGGTGGTCTTCGTGCCCACCGGCCGGCCCTGGCAGAAGGCGGATTCGGAGATCTCCGATCCCGAGCACCGCTACCTGATGACGGTGGTCGCCACCGCCGCGAACCCGGTGTTCACCGTGTCGCGGGTGGACGTGGACCGGCCGGGGGCGACGTACACGATCGACACCCTGCGCGATCTGCACCACGAGCACCCCGAGGCGGATCTGTTCTTCATCACCGGCGCGGATGCGCTGCAGAACATCCTCACCTGGAAGGACACGGAGGAGATCTTCGAGCTCGCGCACTTCGTGGGCGTCACCCGCCCCGGCCACGAGCTGGACACCTCCGGCCTGCCCGAGGACGGCGTCACCCTGATCGAGGTGCCGGCGATGGCGATCAGCTCCACCGACTGCCGCATCCGCGTCGCCGCGGGGGAGCCGGTGTGGTACCTCGTCCCCGACGGGGTCGTCCAATACATCAACAAGTACGCCCTCTACACAGGAGGTGACGGCCGATGA
- a CDS encoding glutamate-5-semialdehyde dehydrogenase, with protein sequence METPVTAAVLDAARAAKEAQPALARLHRAEKDRVLRAMADALVDRAGEVVAANARDLAAADAAGIAPGLRDRLALDEERVAAIAEQLRDAAALPDPIGEVIRGSMLDNGLELREVRVPMGVIGMVYEARPNVTVDAAGLALKAGSAVVLRGGSAALHSNTALIGVLRSVLAAHDLPEDLIVGIDAHGREGVDVLMRARGLVDVLIPRGGAGLIRRVVENSLVPVIETGTGKTHILVDASADPAQAVPIVVNAKTQRIGVCNALETLLVHREIAEEALPLLAAPLAEAGVRLHADDAAREILAAAGTAAEVVPATAEDWDTEYLARELAVAVVEDLDAALAHIRTHSTGHTESILTRDLRSQQRFLAEVDSAVVMANASTRFSDGGEFGFGAEIGISTQKLHARGPMGLREITASKWLVVGQGHVRP encoded by the coding sequence ATGGAGACTCCCGTGACCGCCGCCGTGCTCGACGCCGCCCGCGCCGCGAAGGAGGCGCAGCCGGCGCTCGCGCGACTCCACCGCGCCGAGAAGGACCGCGTGCTGCGCGCCATGGCGGACGCCCTCGTGGACCGGGCCGGAGAGGTGGTCGCCGCCAACGCGCGCGATCTCGCCGCGGCCGACGCCGCCGGCATCGCCCCCGGCCTGCGCGACCGTCTCGCGCTGGACGAGGAGCGCGTGGCCGCGATCGCCGAGCAGCTGCGTGACGCGGCCGCGCTGCCGGACCCGATCGGCGAGGTGATCCGCGGCTCCATGCTCGACAACGGGCTCGAGCTGCGTGAGGTGCGGGTGCCGATGGGCGTGATCGGCATGGTGTACGAGGCGCGGCCGAACGTGACGGTCGATGCGGCCGGTCTGGCGCTCAAGGCCGGCAGCGCCGTGGTGCTGCGCGGCGGCTCCGCCGCCCTGCACTCCAACACCGCGCTGATCGGCGTGCTGCGCTCGGTGCTCGCCGCCCACGACCTCCCCGAGGACCTGATCGTCGGCATCGACGCCCACGGCCGCGAGGGCGTGGACGTGCTGATGCGGGCCCGCGGCCTGGTGGACGTGCTGATCCCCCGCGGCGGGGCCGGCCTGATCCGCCGTGTGGTGGAGAACTCCCTGGTGCCGGTCATCGAGACCGGGACGGGGAAGACCCACATCCTGGTGGACGCCTCCGCCGATCCGGCACAGGCCGTGCCGATCGTCGTCAACGCCAAGACCCAGCGGATCGGCGTGTGCAATGCGCTGGAGACCCTGCTGGTGCATCGCGAGATCGCCGAGGAGGCGCTGCCGCTGCTCGCCGCCCCGCTCGCCGAGGCCGGCGTGCGCCTGCACGCGGACGACGCCGCCCGGGAGATCCTCGCCGCCGCGGGCACCGCGGCGGAGGTGGTGCCCGCCACCGCCGAGGACTGGGACACCGAGTACCTGGCCCGCGAGCTCGCGGTCGCGGTGGTGGAGGATCTCGACGCCGCGCTCGCGCACATCCGCACCCACTCCACCGGGCACACCGAGTCGATCCTCACCCGGGATCTGCGCAGCCAGCAGCGCTTCCTCGCCGAGGTGGACTCCGCCGTGGTGATGGCCAACGCCTCCACCCGCTTCTCCGACGGCGGCGAGTTCGGGTTCGGCGCCGAGATCGGCATCTCCACCCAGAAGCTGCACGCCCGCGGGCCCATGGGCCTGCGGGAGATCACCGCGAGCAAGTGGCTGGTGGTGGGGCAGGGACACGTGCGGCCGTGA
- the proB gene encoding glutamate 5-kinase, whose protein sequence is MSVAELRQPERLATRAALPGARRLVVKIGSSSLTDARGRLDEESIRHIADVAATLAAGGTELVIVSSGAIAAALGPLGLAERPAEVELQQAAASVGQALLATAWQGAFARHGLITGQVLLTESDVIRPQTYRNVRTALEALLTLGTVPVVNENDTTATHEIRFGDNDRLAALVAQLLGADALILLTDVDALYTAPPREPGAERIGVVDDVARLAGVNIGSVGSKVGTGGMVTKLSAAQLASTTGTAALMTSAASFAAALAGEDVGTFFPAHHGRRRSRLVWLRFATRGAGTLHLDEGAARAVRSGRRSLLAVGMHEVEGTFPAGVPVDVAAPDGTVIARGLTSFSSDELRAMAGRGTDEAREHLGERFRRPAIHRDQLVVL, encoded by the coding sequence ATGAGCGTCGCGGAGCTGCGCCAGCCGGAGCGGCTGGCCACCCGCGCCGCTCTTCCCGGCGCCCGCCGCCTGGTCGTGAAGATCGGCTCCTCGAGCCTCACCGACGCCCGGGGCCGCCTCGACGAGGAGAGCATCCGGCACATCGCGGATGTCGCCGCGACTCTCGCCGCGGGCGGCACCGAGCTGGTGATCGTCTCCTCCGGTGCGATCGCGGCGGCGCTGGGCCCGCTGGGCCTCGCCGAGCGGCCCGCCGAGGTGGAGCTGCAGCAGGCGGCCGCGAGCGTGGGCCAGGCGCTGCTGGCCACCGCCTGGCAGGGCGCCTTCGCCCGGCACGGCCTCATCACCGGGCAGGTGCTGCTCACGGAATCGGACGTCATCCGTCCGCAGACCTACCGCAACGTGCGCACCGCGCTGGAGGCCCTGCTCACCCTGGGCACCGTACCCGTGGTCAACGAGAACGACACCACCGCCACCCACGAGATCCGCTTCGGGGACAACGACCGGCTCGCCGCGCTGGTCGCGCAGCTGCTCGGCGCCGACGCGCTGATCCTGCTCACCGACGTCGACGCGCTGTACACGGCGCCGCCGCGGGAGCCCGGCGCCGAACGCATCGGCGTGGTCGACGACGTGGCGCGCCTGGCCGGGGTGAACATCGGCTCCGTGGGGTCGAAGGTGGGCACCGGCGGGATGGTCACCAAGCTCTCTGCCGCCCAGCTCGCCTCCACCACCGGCACCGCCGCGCTGATGACCTCCGCCGCGTCCTTCGCCGCCGCGCTCGCGGGCGAGGACGTGGGCACCTTCTTCCCTGCCCATCACGGGCGCCGACGCTCGCGCCTGGTGTGGCTGCGCTTCGCGACCCGCGGCGCCGGCACCCTGCACCTCGACGAGGGCGCCGCCCGGGCAGTGCGCAGCGGGCGCCGCTCGCTGCTGGCCGTGGGCATGCACGAGGTGGAGGGCACCTTCCCGGCCGGGGTGCCGGTGGACGTCGCTGCGCCCGACGGGACCGTGATCGCCCGTGGGCTCACCTCCTTCTCCAGCGACGAGCTGCGCGCGATGGCAGGACGCGGCACCGACGAGGCGCGCGAGCACCTGGGGGAGCGGTTCCGCCGCCCCGCGATCCACCGTGACCAGCTGGTGGTGCTCTGA
- the obgE gene encoding GTPase ObgE, which translates to MATFVDRVQLQVVGGSGGHGAASIRREKFKPLAGPDGADGGRGGDVILEVDASTTTLLEYHHRPHQRATGGGFGKGDLRHGARGEDLVLPVPDGTVVTDEHGTVLADMIGIGTRYVAARGGSGGLGNAALANTKRKAPGFALLGEPGQERTLVLELKSVADVALVGFPSAGKSSLIAAMSAARPKIADYPFTTLVPNLGVVEAGQHRYTVADVPGLIPGASQGKGLGLDFLRHIERCHVIVHVLDAASLESERDPVGDLATIEGELAAYAASLDEQTEGRVPLMERPTVIVLNKTDLPDGEDMADMVRAQLAERDVPVLDVSAVSRKGLRELAYTLGELVEQARAALPAPEAAPIVIAPKAVDEKGFAVVTEQYEGGTAFRVRGDKPERWVRQTDFTNDEAVGFLADRLAKLGVEDQLYAAGAVAGSTVLIGPGDDAVVFDWEPTMVGGAELLGRRGTDDRLEDHHRPTRETKKAQQRERTAARMDRLAAMEAERRAGHWSDPTDDGMR; encoded by the coding sequence ATGGCCACATTCGTCGACCGCGTCCAGCTGCAGGTCGTCGGAGGATCCGGCGGTCACGGCGCCGCCTCCATCCGTCGCGAGAAGTTCAAGCCGCTGGCCGGCCCCGACGGCGCCGACGGCGGCCGCGGCGGCGACGTGATCCTCGAGGTCGACGCCTCGACCACCACGCTGCTGGAGTACCACCACCGCCCGCATCAGCGCGCCACCGGCGGCGGCTTCGGCAAGGGGGACCTGCGCCACGGCGCCCGCGGCGAGGACCTCGTGCTGCCCGTCCCGGACGGCACCGTGGTCACCGACGAGCACGGCACCGTGCTGGCGGACATGATCGGGATCGGCACCCGGTACGTGGCCGCCCGCGGCGGCAGCGGGGGCCTCGGCAACGCGGCGCTGGCGAACACCAAGCGCAAGGCCCCCGGCTTCGCGCTGCTGGGCGAGCCCGGGCAGGAGCGCACCCTGGTGCTCGAGCTGAAGTCCGTGGCGGACGTCGCGCTGGTGGGCTTCCCCAGCGCCGGGAAGTCCTCCCTGATCGCGGCGATGAGCGCCGCGCGCCCCAAGATCGCCGACTACCCCTTCACCACGCTGGTGCCGAACCTGGGCGTGGTCGAGGCGGGGCAGCACCGCTACACCGTCGCCGACGTGCCCGGCCTCATCCCGGGCGCCAGCCAGGGCAAGGGCCTGGGGCTGGACTTCCTGCGCCACATCGAGCGCTGCCACGTGATCGTGCACGTGCTGGACGCCGCCTCCCTGGAGTCGGAGCGCGACCCCGTGGGCGACCTCGCCACCATCGAGGGCGAGCTCGCCGCCTACGCCGCGAGCCTCGACGAGCAGACCGAGGGGCGCGTGCCGCTGATGGAGCGGCCCACCGTGATCGTGCTGAACAAGACCGATCTGCCCGACGGCGAGGACATGGCGGACATGGTGCGCGCGCAGCTCGCCGAGCGGGACGTGCCCGTGCTCGACGTCTCCGCGGTGTCGCGCAAGGGCCTGCGCGAGCTCGCCTACACCCTGGGCGAGCTCGTGGAGCAGGCCCGCGCCGCGCTGCCCGCCCCCGAGGCCGCCCCGATCGTCATCGCGCCGAAGGCCGTGGACGAGAAGGGCTTCGCGGTGGTCACCGAGCAGTACGAGGGCGGCACCGCCTTCCGCGTGCGCGGCGACAAGCCCGAGCGCTGGGTGCGCCAGACGGACTTCACCAACGACGAGGCCGTGGGCTTCCTCGCCGATCGGCTCGCAAAGCTCGGCGTCGAGGACCAGCTGTACGCCGCAGGGGCCGTGGCCGGCTCCACCGTGCTGATCGGCCCGGGGGACGACGCGGTGGTGTTCGACTGGGAGCCGACGATGGTGGGCGGCGCCGAGCTGCTGGGCCGGCGCGGCACCGACGACCGCCTCGAGGACCACCACCGCCCCACCCGCGAGACGAAGAAGGCCCAGCAGCGCGAGCGCACCGCCGCCCGCATGGACCGCCTCGCCGCGATGGAGGCCGAGCGGCGGGCCGGGCACTGGTCCGATCCGACCGACGACGGCATGCGATGA
- the rpmA gene encoding 50S ribosomal protein L27, with protein MASKKGVSSSKNGRDSNAQRLGVKRFGGQVVGAGEIIVRQRGTKIHPGDGVGRGNDDTLFALTAGTVEFGRKRDRRVVSVVETV; from the coding sequence ATGGCATCAAAGAAGGGCGTCAGCTCCTCCAAGAACGGGCGTGACTCCAACGCCCAGCGCCTCGGCGTCAAGCGCTTCGGCGGCCAGGTCGTCGGCGCGGGCGAGATCATCGTCCGCCAGCGCGGCACCAAGATCCACCCCGGTGACGGCGTGGGTCGCGGCAACGACGACACCCTGTTCGCGCTCACCGCGGGCACCGTCGAGTTCGGCCGCAAGCGCGATCGCCGCGTGGTCAGCGTCGTCGAGACGGTCTGA
- the rplU gene encoding 50S ribosomal protein L21 yields MVYAIVRAGGRQEKVSVGDTIVINRVAGEAGDSIDLAPVLLVDGDTVTSAQDELAKVKVTAEKVEDLRGEKIRILRYKNKTGYKKRQGHRQELTRLKITGIA; encoded by the coding sequence GTGGTGTACGCAATCGTCCGCGCAGGCGGTCGTCAGGAGAAGGTGTCGGTCGGTGACACCATCGTGATCAACCGCGTGGCAGGCGAGGCGGGCGACAGCATCGATCTCGCTCCCGTGCTGCTGGTCGACGGTGACACGGTCACGTCCGCCCAGGACGAGCTGGCCAAGGTGAAGGTCACCGCCGAGAAGGTCGAGGACCTCCGCGGCGAGAAGATCCGGATCCTCCGCTACAAGAACAAGACCGGCTACAAGAAGCGCCAGGGCCACCGCCAGGAGCTCACCCGGCTGAAGATCACGGGCATCGCCTGA